The following proteins come from a genomic window of Pelagicoccus albus:
- a CDS encoding Gfo/Idh/MocA family protein → MSLQKKEGQLGLGVLGLGEGRSIISAGVRSDMWQVVSLCDRNEELCRERCREFSLSNYTLNYGEMLENSAIDVIGIYTPDHLHADHVIQALEAGKHVVCTKPFIDNLERAQDVLNAVERSGCKVLVGQSSRFFAPFKRQREHYVAEDFGELVSIESYYHADHRWFLEKEWARNDAFKWLYGAISHPGDLVRWYLPEIEEVYGYAHLSKNGRDLGLKHPDTFHYVLKGANGVPARVSGTYSCPVVPTCRDSNMSCILRCDNGTSQADYYDLRYAYKLNGISSMETFEDMDDYYFRFGGHSHHAGEYQSYIEYIAQCIQNNEHPTPDAREGIVTVAVMQAMEEASKTGNPVRIATLLERYGLEGLISG, encoded by the coding sequence ATGAGTTTACAAAAGAAAGAAGGCCAACTTGGTCTTGGCGTCCTCGGTCTTGGTGAGGGACGGAGCATTATTTCCGCTGGAGTAAGGAGTGATATGTGGCAGGTCGTCAGTCTGTGCGACCGAAACGAAGAGCTTTGTCGAGAGCGTTGTAGAGAGTTTAGCTTGTCGAATTATACACTGAATTATGGCGAAATGTTGGAGAATTCCGCTATCGACGTGATTGGCATCTATACTCCGGATCATTTGCATGCTGATCACGTTATTCAGGCACTCGAGGCCGGGAAGCATGTTGTCTGCACCAAACCTTTTATCGATAATCTTGAGCGTGCTCAGGATGTATTGAACGCAGTCGAACGCAGCGGGTGTAAGGTGCTAGTGGGGCAAAGTTCCCGGTTTTTCGCGCCATTTAAAAGGCAGAGAGAACACTATGTTGCTGAAGATTTCGGGGAACTTGTATCCATCGAGTCTTACTATCATGCGGATCATCGTTGGTTCCTCGAAAAAGAATGGGCTCGCAACGACGCGTTCAAATGGCTCTACGGGGCAATAAGTCACCCGGGAGATTTGGTACGTTGGTATTTGCCAGAAATTGAGGAGGTATACGGCTATGCTCATCTGAGCAAGAATGGTCGAGATCTCGGTCTAAAGCATCCGGATACATTCCATTATGTTTTAAAGGGGGCAAATGGAGTTCCGGCTCGAGTGAGCGGGACCTACTCTTGCCCAGTGGTTCCAACCTGTAGAGACAGCAACATGAGCTGTATCCTGCGGTGTGACAACGGGACCAGTCAGGCTGACTACTACGATTTACGCTATGCGTATAAATTGAACGGTATTTCCTCGATGGAGACCTTTGAGGATATGGATGACTACTATTTTCGATTTGGCGGGCATTCACATCACGCAGGCGAGTATCAAAGCTACATCGAGTACATCGCCCAATGTATTCAAAATAATGAACATCCCACGCCTGACGCACGAGAGGGGATTGTGACGGTAGCGGTAATGCAGGCTATGGAAGAAGCCTCGAAGACAGGCAATCCAGTTAGAATCGCTACACTCTTGGAGCGGTACGGACTCGAAGGGTTGATCTCTGGATAA
- a CDS encoding (Fe-S)-binding protein, with product MSETKLANLDYSVLQQCMHCGMCLPTCPTYSITKRERNSPRGRIAWMRAIADGELDLDEEFADEMSYCVGCLACTTACPAGVDYVHMLETARTEVEASGVKSTPLRSAIRYFSMRVLFKQPRLLDFVGRILRLYQNSGAQESFRKWGLTTLLSPQMQALEPNTPRMQDKFSDELIEEWEKPSGETRYRVAVLTGCVQSLTFSDVNRATVDVLLENGCAVYTPRLQHCCGSLHAHNGDHDSAVDLAKKQIDAIDPFAFDAIISNAGGCGSHLKHYDRLLSEDTRYAEAAKEWSRKLKDVSEWLVEIGFRKPSGISDPAEKGTLTYHEACHLCHGQKITAQPREILKSLPGFEFTECKNSDRCCGSAGIYSITQPDTANELLRQKLEAVEDTGASVLALGNPGCHLHIENGLKAGDAKTEVVHPVVLLARAYADEKAILPKS from the coding sequence ATGAGTGAGACGAAATTGGCCAATCTCGATTACTCCGTTCTGCAGCAGTGTATGCATTGCGGAATGTGTCTACCGACATGTCCGACTTACTCCATCACCAAACGGGAGCGAAACTCGCCCAGAGGACGTATTGCCTGGATGCGAGCGATCGCAGATGGAGAACTCGATCTGGACGAAGAGTTTGCAGACGAGATGAGCTATTGCGTCGGATGTCTTGCTTGCACAACTGCCTGCCCAGCGGGTGTCGATTATGTGCACATGTTGGAAACGGCTCGAACTGAGGTTGAGGCTAGCGGGGTGAAGTCAACCCCACTTCGATCGGCCATTCGGTATTTTTCGATGCGGGTTTTGTTCAAGCAGCCTCGACTTTTGGATTTCGTGGGGAGGATCCTGCGTTTGTATCAGAATTCTGGTGCTCAGGAATCATTTCGCAAATGGGGGCTGACGACTTTGCTCAGTCCGCAAATGCAGGCTCTGGAGCCTAATACTCCTCGCATGCAGGATAAGTTCTCGGATGAACTGATCGAAGAGTGGGAAAAGCCGTCGGGAGAAACACGATATAGGGTCGCTGTTTTGACGGGCTGTGTGCAGTCTTTAACCTTTAGCGATGTCAATCGAGCCACGGTGGACGTTCTGCTCGAAAACGGGTGTGCGGTCTATACCCCGCGATTGCAGCACTGCTGCGGTTCTCTACATGCTCACAATGGAGATCACGATTCCGCTGTCGATCTGGCGAAAAAGCAGATCGATGCTATCGATCCTTTCGCGTTCGACGCCATCATAAGCAACGCTGGGGGATGCGGGTCACATTTGAAGCATTATGATCGTTTGCTGTCCGAAGATACCCGATACGCGGAAGCAGCAAAAGAATGGAGTCGGAAGTTAAAGGATGTTTCGGAATGGCTGGTAGAGATCGGATTCCGGAAGCCTAGCGGAATCTCTGACCCGGCAGAGAAAGGAACGCTTACCTATCACGAAGCCTGCCACTTGTGCCATGGACAAAAGATAACTGCCCAACCAAGAGAGATTCTGAAGAGCCTTCCAGGATTCGAGTTTACCGAATGCAAAAATTCAGATCGGTGCTGTGGCAGTGCGGGGATCTACAGTATCACCCAGCCCGATACAGCGAACGAGCTCCTTCGACAGAAGTTGGAGGCCGTGGAGGATACCGGCGCCAGCGTACTAGCGCTCGGAAATCCAGGTTGCCACCTGCACATCGAAAACGGGCTGAAAGCCGGCGATGCGAAAACAGAAGTCGTCCACCCGGTGGTTCTTTTAGCCCGAGCCTACGCAGACGAAAAAGCGATTTTACCAAAGAGTTAG